The Chryseobacterium nakagawai genome has a segment encoding these proteins:
- a CDS encoding SPFH domain-containing protein — MGIFLAPVIIFGLIILFASFFVVKQETAAIIERFGKFQGVKHSGLHLKLPIIDQIAKRLNLRIQQLDVMIDTKTLDNVFIKMKVSVQYQVIRNQVGDAYYRLENPENQITSFVFDVVRAEVPKLKLDDVFVRKDDVAIAVKSELQEAMNSYGYDIIKALVTDIDPDEQVKHAMNRINAAEREKTAAEYESEAQRIRIVAVAKAEAESKKLQGQGIADQRREIAKGLEESVRMLNNVEINSHEASALIVVTQHYDTLHSVGASNRSNLVLLPNSPTAASSMLNDLVVAMTTANTVGEASKGKYPEPPQKQSGY; from the coding sequence ATGGGTATTTTTCTGGCTCCCGTTATTATTTTCGGGCTTATTATTTTATTTGCATCGTTTTTTGTGGTTAAGCAGGAAACGGCCGCAATCATTGAACGTTTTGGAAAATTCCAGGGAGTGAAACATTCAGGGCTTCATCTTAAGCTTCCTATTATAGATCAGATCGCTAAAAGATTAAACCTTAGAATCCAGCAGCTGGATGTAATGATTGATACCAAAACACTGGATAATGTATTCATCAAGATGAAAGTTTCGGTTCAGTATCAGGTTATCAGAAATCAGGTAGGAGACGCTTATTACCGTTTGGAAAATCCGGAAAACCAAATTACTTCCTTTGTATTTGATGTAGTGCGTGCCGAAGTTCCTAAACTGAAACTGGATGATGTTTTTGTGAGAAAAGACGATGTTGCAATAGCTGTAAAAAGTGAACTTCAGGAAGCGATGAACAGCTATGGCTATGACATTATTAAGGCATTGGTGACGGATATTGATCCGGATGAACAAGTGAAACATGCGATGAACCGTATTAATGCGGCTGAAAGAGAAAAGACAGCTGCAGAATATGAATCCGAAGCTCAGAGAATCCGAATCGTGGCTGTTGCAAAAGCAGAAGCAGAATCTAAAAAATTGCAAGGGCAGGGGATTGCCGACCAAAGAAGGGAAATAGCTAAAGGACTTGAAGAATCTGTAAGAATGCTGAACAATGTAGAAATCAATTCACACGAAGCATCTGCACTTATTGTGGTGACTCAGCATTATGATACCCTCCATTCCGTAGGAGCAAGTAACAGAAGTAATCTTGTTCTTCTTCCCAACTCGCCAACGGCAGCCAGCAGTATGCTGAATGACCTTGTGGTAGCAATGACAACAGCTAATACAGTGGGAGAAGCAAGCAAAGGAAAATACCCTGAACCGCCACAAAAACAATCAGGATATTAA
- a CDS encoding deoxyguanosinetriphosphate triphosphohydrolase, with the protein MNLNQIFTNQRTGNNPHTKASRTDFQRDFDRIIFSSAFRRLQNKTQVFPLPGSVFVHNRLTHSLEVSSVGRSLGSIIGEFIAEDYKNELTEDSKNFYLYNLGNVIAAACLCHDVGNPAFGHSGEDAIASYFERNEKDLKSKFNEKEWADLVNFEGNANAIRVLAQQQQGKDAGGIQLTFSTLASIAKYPCEAVAKKKGIIHRKKFGFFQNEKDIFLEIAKGTQLISECEEPHIFKRHPFVWLVEAADDICYNIIDMEDAHRLGIVSTADCKNLFFELVKSETDDVQRIERKLSSISNENEQISYLRAKVINALINKSIEMYKYNFETILEGNLGNGLLDIYKKENKALQDIASFSVEKIYNHKAVVEIENAGYNVMYELLDHFIPSILKSEDERKSYDQKALKLLPRQFVYEKGTDYQKVLGIIDFVSGMTDNYATDLYRKIKGIDIGMTV; encoded by the coding sequence ATGAATTTAAACCAGATTTTCACCAATCAACGTACAGGAAACAATCCACATACTAAAGCTTCAAGAACTGATTTTCAAAGGGATTTCGATAGGATTATCTTCTCTTCTGCATTCAGAAGACTGCAAAATAAAACCCAGGTTTTCCCTCTTCCCGGAAGTGTTTTTGTACACAACAGGTTGACACATTCCCTGGAAGTATCATCTGTGGGAAGAAGTTTAGGAAGTATTATTGGTGAATTCATTGCTGAGGACTATAAAAATGAACTTACTGAAGATTCAAAGAATTTTTATCTCTATAACTTAGGAAATGTAATTGCTGCGGCATGTCTTTGTCATGACGTGGGAAATCCTGCTTTCGGACATTCAGGAGAAGATGCTATTGCAAGCTATTTTGAAAGAAACGAAAAAGACCTGAAGTCTAAGTTTAATGAAAAAGAATGGGCAGATCTGGTTAATTTCGAAGGAAATGCCAATGCTATTCGAGTTTTGGCTCAGCAGCAACAGGGAAAAGATGCAGGAGGAATTCAGCTTACATTTTCTACTCTGGCTAGTATTGCAAAATACCCGTGTGAAGCTGTAGCTAAAAAAAAGGGAATTATCCATCGTAAAAAATTCGGGTTTTTCCAGAATGAAAAAGATATATTTCTTGAAATTGCAAAAGGCACCCAGCTTATTTCTGAATGTGAAGAGCCTCATATCTTCAAAAGACATCCTTTTGTATGGCTGGTAGAAGCTGCCGATGATATTTGTTACAATATTATCGATATGGAAGATGCGCATCGATTGGGAATTGTTTCAACGGCAGATTGTAAAAATTTATTTTTTGAACTCGTAAAATCTGAAACAGATGATGTTCAAAGAATTGAAAGAAAGTTAAGTTCTATCTCTAACGAAAACGAACAGATCTCTTATTTAAGGGCGAAAGTAATCAATGCCTTAATTAATAAGTCGATTGAGATGTACAAATATAACTTTGAAACGATCCTTGAAGGAAATCTAGGTAACGGTTTACTAGATATCTATAAAAAAGAAAATAAAGCATTACAGGATATTGCCAGCTTTTCTGTAGAAAAGATTTATAATCATAAAGCGGTTGTAGAGATTGAGAATGCCGGATATAATGTAATGTATGAATTGTTGGATCATTTCATTCCTTCCATCCTGAAATCGGAAGATGAGAGAAAGTCCTACGATCAAAAAGCATTAAAACTCCTTCCAAGACAATTTGTGTATGAAAAAGGAACAGATTACCAGAAAGTATTGGGGATCATTGATTTCGTTTCCGGAATGACAGATAACTATGCCACAGATCTTTATAGAAAAATTAAAGGGATTGATATTGGAATGACGGTATAA